A region of Campylobacter sp. RM16189 DNA encodes the following proteins:
- a CDS encoding acetyltransferase: protein MEQTEIYIYGCSGHGAVVADIAAECGYEKIWFLDDVKFDGKNILKFSPELKKADVIVAIGDNNTRKKLQDVVQKAGFNVVSLIHPSAVISSSAKICCGVVIMPRAVVNAHAIIKQGAIINTAAVVEHDCVIGEFAHISPNVALAGGVKVGDLSHVGIGSSVIQNIKIGANSVIGAGSVVVRDIEENVVAYGIPAKKMRNLD from the coding sequence ATGGAACAAACTGAAATTTATATTTACGGATGCAGCGGGCATGGCGCAGTTGTAGCCGATATCGCCGCAGAGTGCGGGTATGAGAAAATTTGGTTTTTGGATGACGTTAAATTTGACGGTAAAAATATCTTAAAATTTAGCCCTGAGCTTAAAAAGGCCGATGTTATCGTAGCTATAGGTGATAATAACACTAGAAAAAAGCTTCAAGATGTCGTGCAGAAAGCTGGATTTAATGTCGTAAGCTTGATTCATCCAAGTGCGGTTATAAGTAGTAGTGCTAAAATTTGTTGTGGAGTCGTAATCATGCCAAGAGCTGTAGTAAACGCTCATGCCATCATAAAGCAGGGTGCTATCATAAATACGGCAGCTGTTGTAGAGCATGACTGTGTTATCGGAGAGTTTGCGCATATCAGTCCTAATGTGGCACTGGCCGGGGGCGTTAAAGTAGGGGATTTAAGTCATGTTGGAATTGGATCAAGCGTCATACAAAATATCAAAATCGGTGCAAATTCGGTAATCGGTGCAGGCAGTGTTGTAGTAAGAGATATAGAAGAAAATGTCGTAGCATACGGAATTCCTGCTAAAAAAATGAGAAATTTGGACTAA
- a CDS encoding aminotransferase class V-fold PLP-dependent enzyme: protein MQRVFLSPPHMSGREQEYIAEAFKSNYIAPLGEYVNKFENSVKAYTGAKDALALSSGTAGLHLALRVLGVEQGDFVLVSSFTFIASVSPILYQNATPVFIDSDESWNLSPKMLKKAILELPKKPKALILTHLYGQACKMDEIVEICKNENIAIVEDAAEALGGFYDEKALGTFGTLGVYSFNGNKIITTSGGGMLVGDENLVEKARFYSTQAREPFLHYEHEDYGYNYRLSNVLGAIGVAQMEVLEDRVVKKREIFQRYQESLKEIEFMPEIKNSRGNRWLATALFKGKNDHLKVIDALFKANIESRPLWKPMHLQPLFKGALSFVDGTSEDLFSRGICLPSGTSMSDESLDLVVKIVKENL, encoded by the coding sequence ATGCAAAGAGTATTTTTAAGCCCGCCACATATGAGTGGGCGAGAGCAAGAGTATATAGCGGAAGCTTTTAAAAGCAATTATATAGCGCCACTTGGCGAGTATGTAAATAAATTTGAAAATAGCGTCAAGGCTTATACGGGCGCAAAGGACGCTCTTGCCCTTAGCTCTGGCACGGCTGGACTTCATCTGGCACTTAGGGTTTTAGGCGTAGAGCAGGGGGATTTTGTCCTTGTTTCTAGCTTTACATTTATAGCTTCGGTTTCTCCGATACTCTATCAAAATGCCACTCCTGTTTTTATAGACTCAGATGAGAGTTGGAATTTAAGTCCAAAAATGCTCAAAAAGGCTATTTTAGAGCTTCCAAAAAAACCAAAAGCCCTGATTTTGACTCATCTTTACGGTCAGGCTTGCAAGATGGATGAGATAGTTGAAATTTGTAAAAATGAAAATATTGCCATAGTAGAAGATGCCGCAGAAGCTCTTGGTGGGTTTTATGACGAAAAAGCTCTTGGCACGTTTGGAACGCTTGGAGTTTATAGCTTTAATGGAAATAAGATCATAACAACCTCCGGTGGCGGTATGCTAGTAGGAGATGAAAATTTAGTAGAAAAGGCGAGGTTTTACTCGACTCAAGCTAGAGAGCCATTTTTACACTACGAGCATGAAGACTACGGATATAACTACCGCTTAAGTAACGTTTTAGGTGCTATCGGCGTGGCACAAATGGAGGTTTTGGAAGATAGAGTAGTTAAAAAGCGTGAAATTTTTCAAAGGTATCAAGAGAGTTTAAAGGAAATTGAATTTATGCCTGAGATTAAGAACTCTCGCGGAAATAGATGGCTTGCAACAGCGCTTTTTAAAGGTAAAAACGATCACTTAAAAGTTATCGATGCTCTCTTTAAAGCAAATATTGAGAGCCGACCTCTATGGAAGCCTATGCATTTGCAGCCTCTGTTTAAAGGTGCATTGAGTTTTGTAGACGGCACTAGTGAAGATCTCTTCTCTCGCGGAATTTGTCTGCCTAGCGGTACTTCGATGAGCGATGAGAGTTTGGATTTAGTTGTTAAAATAGTGAAGGAAAATTTGTAG
- a CDS encoding sugar transferase: protein MYKAFFKRFLDILGSVVLITITLPIMIVVAILIYFKLSKSVIFTQARPGLNAKIFKIYKFKTMSEERDENGELLPDEQRLTKFGKTIRSLSLDELPQLFNVLKGDMSFIGPRPLLIEYLPLYNARQAKRHNVRPGITGLAQVNGRNAISWEQKFKFDVEYVENLSFTMDVKIALMTVKKVLNRSGVSKEGHVTTEKFDGTN, encoded by the coding sequence ATGTATAAAGCGTTTTTTAAAAGGTTTTTAGACATTTTAGGCTCCGTTGTTTTGATAACTATTACTTTGCCTATTATGATTGTGGTTGCGATTTTAATCTACTTTAAACTAAGTAAAAGCGTGATTTTTACTCAAGCTAGGCCGGGTCTAAATGCAAAGATATTTAAAATTTATAAATTTAAGACAATGAGTGAGGAAAGAGACGAAAATGGCGAGCTTTTGCCGGATGAACAGAGGCTAACTAAATTTGGCAAAACGATTAGAAGCCTTAGCTTAGATGAGCTTCCTCAGCTTTTTAACGTGCTAAAAGGCGATATGAGCTTCATCGGACCTCGTCCGCTTCTTATAGAATATCTGCCTCTTTACAATGCTAGACAGGCTAAAAGACATAATGTAAGGCCGGGTATTACGGGGCTTGCTCAGGTAAATGGCAGAAATGCGATAAGCTGGGAGCAGAAGTTTAAATTTGACGTTGAGTATGTAGAAAATTTAAGCTTTACAATGGATGTTAAAATAGCTTTGATGACCGTTAAAAAGGTGCTTAACAGAAGCGGAGTGAGTAAAGAGGGGCATGTGACGACGGAGAAATTTGATGGAACAAACTGA